One segment of Megachile rotundata isolate GNS110a chromosome 4, iyMegRotu1, whole genome shotgun sequence DNA contains the following:
- the DIP-lambda gene encoding dpr-interacting protein lambda, whose product MAARKLAALFTSVLQLCSCQITPEPLPEFLAPLENHTVIQGRDVFFTCVVNHLQSYKVAWIKSDSRAILAIHTHLVAHNPRLSVTHNGHNTWKLHVSNVQKNDSGAYMCQVNTEPMRSQNGYMEVVIPPDIMDDESAEGMVTHEGGNVRLRCVATGSPKPTVTWKREDGRNITLREDGQKRSLKTYVGETLELSGVLRQEMGTYLCIASNNVPPTVIKRYSVDVHFQPVIKVTNQLVAAPIDSDVVLQCHVEASPQAMNTWYRNTGEKLLPSEKYTISEYPLNDYSLLMNLTVNSLEKRDLGEYFCSSANALGKADGVVRLQELHLVAKSTPSSFVKNIDVKPRKKSVPKGKKKNSNSRRIHGNAFDEFDSSGNEDFSTTQIMTGSTFQEGHGTERPLVLPSLSPPWVIINTANSKHHSTSITILLCQLFSTMIFIL is encoded by the exons ATGGCAGCGCGGAAACTCGCAGCCCTCTTCACCTCGGTTCTGCAGCTTTGCTCAT GTCAAATAACTCCAGAACCACTGCCAGAATTTTTAGCTCCTTTGGAGAACCACACGGTGATTCAGGGTCGCGACGTATTCTTTACCTGCGTCGTTAATCATTTACAGTCGTATAAG GTCGCTTGGATAAAATCCGATTCCCGAGCGATCTTGGCAATTCACACTCACTTGGTGGCACATAATCCACGACTGTCCGTCACGCATAATGGACACAACACGTGGAAATTGCACGTGTCGAACGTTCAAAAGAACGATTCCGGTGCTTACATGTGCCAGGTGAACACGGAACCCATGCGTAGTCAG AACGGTTATATGGAAGTCGTGATACCGCCAGATATCATGGACGATGAGTCTGCGGAGGGAATGGTGACCCATGAAGGTGGAAATGTGAGGTTAAGGTGCGTCGCGACTGGTTCACCGAAACCTACCGTCACGTGGAAAAGAGAAGATGGTCGGAACATTACTCTTAGAGAAGATGGACAAAAACGAT CGTTAAAAACTTACGTGGGAGAAACTCTTGAATTGTCCGGAGTCCTTCGACAAGAAATGGGCACGTATCTCTGCATAGCCAGCAACAACGTACCTCCGACCGTCATTAAACGTTATTCCGTCGACGTTCATT TCCAACCTGTTATAAAAGTAACGAATCAACTGGTCGCAGCACCGATAGACAGCGACGTTGTCCTTCAGTGTCACGTTGAAGCATCTCCACAAGCGATGAACACGTGGTACAGAAATAcag GGGAAAAATTGCTACCAAGCGAGAAATACACGATATCGGAATACCCATTAAACGATTATTCGTTGCTGATGAATCTTACCGTGAATTCCTTGGAAAAAAGAGACCTTGGAGAATACTTTTGCTCGTCCGCCAATGCACTTGGGAAAGCTGATGGTGTTGTACGTTTGCAAG AGCTTCATCTCGTGGCGAAATCGACTCCCAGCAGCTTCGTAAAAAATATCGACGTGAAACCACGAAAGAAATCCGTGCCGAAGGGGAAGAAGAAGAACAGCAACAGCAGGAGAATACACGGGAACGCTTTCGACGAGTTCGATTCGTCCGGAAACGAGGATTTTAGTACCACGCAAATAATGACCGGAAGTACTTTCCAGGAAGGTCATGGAACGGAGAGGCCGTTGGTGTTGCCATCTTTGTCCCCACCTTGGGTGATCATAAACACCGCTAATTCCAAACATCATTCCACGTCGATCACGATACTTCTCTGCCAATTATTCTCAACCATGATATTTATCCTTTAA
- the Dbp73D gene encoding putative ATP-dependent RNA helicase Dbp73D, with amino-acid sequence MSLFVINRYEGEKESEAKTENKHLSELLKRIEERKRERNLKKKNVVQDDNEQDAEKSDCKRKKKKKEVDNESVVGNESVVKNGSPVENESVVENVRISEGGKENNVETESSSPQKSHKKKKKKKKERNLDDTKNDINGESIEADVEKLAITNIDNQNDQSVNVNSEKKTDFMVLGVKHDKKKQEVKRVLPDWLANPNIISNDLNDGPSLESLNSVLDTKLIQILKTNGINKLFPVQASMISWLLKCNEDKQQGWWLRDTCVSAPTGSGKTLAYVLPIVHILQSRLVPKIRCLVVVPVQELAAQVYKVMVAYTSHTNLTVALLSGASSFQQEQSTILRTNARGESVSAVDIVVATPGRLIDHILKTPEFSLSDLRFLVIDEADRVTDWIDYLPEPHNHTPRLTLSNMRSSKPPVQKLLFSATLSQDPKKLSHLRLFQPVLFTTVLVTDNDNDVNLDTEAGNYIGRYTGPEGLTERAVECTMEYKPLALYDLLTRNNTIIKTLIFTNSGESAHRLTILLGSLLAVKNVTVGTLSAQLKPKERENVLGKFITGEIQILISSDALARGMDIPDVGLVISYDLPKHIKGYIHRAGRTGRAGKTGIVISILTPKQVGLFKSMLSNVHKAVPHIEKLELDSIASAVDYPSHIKNLKETLEEEKQRDLSRTKAVKRIRSVAQE; translated from the exons atgaGTTTATTCGTAATAAACAG gtATGAGGGAGAGAAAGAGTCAGAGGCGAAAACCGAAAATAAACATTTATCAGAATTATTGAAAAGAATAGAAGAACGTAAAAGGGAAAGAAAtcttaaaaagaaaaacgttgTACAAGATGATAATGAGCAGGATGCAGAGAAAAGTGActgtaaaagaaagaaaaagaaaaaggaggTAGATAATGAATCTGTGGTAGGAAATGAATCTGTAGTAAAAAATGGATCTCCCGTAGAAAATGAATCTGTGGTAGAAAATGTTCGCATTAGTGAAGGTGGTAAAGAGAATAATGTTGAAACCGAGTCCTCGAGTCCACAAAAATCAcataagaagaaaaagaaaaagaagaaagaaaggaatCTTGATGACACCAAAAATGACATAAATGGTGAAAGTATTGAAGCTGATGTTGAAAAATTAGCAATAACAAATATTGATAATCAAAATGATCAATCAGTAAATGTAAATAGTGAGAAGAAAACTGATTTTATGGTGCTCGGGGTTAAACATGATAAGAAGAAGCAAGAAGTTAAGAGAGTATTACCAGACTGGTTAGCTAATCCAAATATCATATCAAATGATTTAAACGATGGTCCAAGCTTGGAGAGCTTGAATTCTGTTTTAGATACTaaacttattcaaattttaaagacaAATGGTATCAATAAATTATTTCCTGTTCAAGCTAGTATGATATCTTGGTTATTGAAGTGCAATGAAGATAAACAACAGGGATGGTGGTTAAGAGATACGTGCGTATCTGCTCCTACAGGCAGTG GTAAAACTTTGGCGTATGTTTTACCAATCGTGCACATATTACAATCTCGGTTAGTGCCAAAGATACGGTGCTTGGTTGTTGTGCCAGTTCAAGAGCTAGCTGCACAAGTTTATAAGGTGATGGTTGCATATACATCACACACAAACCTTACAGTTGCTTTGCTTTCTGGAGCATCTTCGTTTCAACAAGAACAAAGTACCATTTTAAGAACGA aTGCGAGAGGGGAAAGTGTTTCCGCAGTGGATATAGTTGTCGCAACGCCAGGCCGATTAATAGATCACATTTTGAAAACACCAGAATTTTCTTTAAGCGATTTACGATTTCTAGTTATTGACGAAGCAGACCGGGTTACAGACTGGATAGATTATCTTCCCGAACCTCATAATCATACTCCACGACTAACGCTCTCCAACATGCGTTCCAG caAACCACCCGTGCAAAAACTGCTGTTCAGTGCAACCTTATCGCAAGATCCAAAGAAACTGAGTCATCTACGACTATTTCAACCCGTGCTGTTTACGACCGTTTTAGTAACAGACAACGATAACGACGTCAATTTAGATACAGAAGCGGGTAATTACATAGGTCGTTATACAGGTCCTGAAGGATTGACAGAACGTGCAGTAGAATGTACAATGGAGTACAAACCTCTCGCTTTATATGATTTATTAACAAGGAATAACACAATTATTAAGACGCTAATATTCACGAATTCTGGAGAATCCGCTCATAGGTTAACCATTCTACTTGGGTCGTTGTTAGCCGTAAAGAATGTAACAGTTGGGACACTTTCGGCACAGCTCAAACCCAAAGAACGTGAAAACGTACTCGGAAAGTTTATTACCGGTGAAATCCAAAT ACTTATAAGCTCAGATGCGCTAGCCAGAGGCATGGACATTCCAGATGTAGGGTTGGTCATATCTTACGACCTTCCTAAGCACATTAAAGGATATATTCACAGAGCTGGAAGAACAGGTCGCGCCGGAAAAACTGGCATAGTGATTTCAATTTTGACACCGAAGCAAGTTGGACTATTTAAAAGTATGTTGAGTAACGTTCACAAAGCGGTACCAcacattgaaaaattggagtTGGATTCTATCGCAAGTGCAGTAGACTATCCGAGTCATATCAAGAATTTAAAAGAAACTCTCGAAGAAGAGAAACAACGTGATTTGTCGCGAACGAAGGCTGTTAAACGAATTCGATCGGTAGCTCAGGAGTGA